The genomic region GACGCGTCTCCGTTGGCGCTGCAGGTGGATGCGTTCATGAAGCAGTTACCCAGAATCCTTCCTCGCAGCACCGTTCCCGACAAGAGCTTCTCCGTCCGCTCCGCTGTGCCCCCACCGGTGCCGGTGGACGCCGCCGTCGGCGTGCCGTCTGCACACGGAGGCACCGCCGCCATCACAGCTCCTGCCAACAGCGGTGGGGTGAAGGTCATCACCATGACGACGCTGCCCCAGCAACAGGGCAGGACGCTGCCGGTGATGATTCTTCCTCAGAGCTGTTTGTCCTTTGAGGCAGAGAAGGTAGCTCCACCCCCTTCTCTGTCTGCCCAGCAGCACACCGTGGCGGCGCCGACCTCGGTGGTCCAGAAAGCTCGGGGCGCCGCCGCCAAGCGACCCCAGGAGGGGGAAGTGTCGTCCATCGGTGTCTCAGCCGCTTCCTCTCTCAGCACTTCTCCGGTTAAACGGAAACGTGGCCGGCCGAGGAAACCCAGACCGGAAGACGCGGTTCCATCCCCATCTCCTCAGCCGCCGCCGCCTCAGCCGCCGATCATCACGCCACTGACCGGCGGCGTCATCCAGAAGGCGACCTCCTCGTTGTCGTCCGCCGCGCAGACGGTGGTGGAGCTGGTGATCCAGGAGCCGCCGGGGCTGGTTCTGGGTCAGCTGCCCGCCATGTCCGACCCGGCCCACCGGCTGGTGGACCCCCGTGGCGTGGTGGTGCAGTGCCAGCCGGGCGGCGCCGCCGACCCGGACAGCCAGGTGAGGCCTGTGCTGCTCTTCCACAGTCCTGGGAACCCCAGCTGGGAGCGGACCCCCATGGTGGAGGTGATCCAGAAGGCGCCGAGGCCGAACAACAACAGCGGTGGCGGCGGCGGGTTCGGCATGGCTCCGTTCCCGCCGCTGCCCGCGGCCACGCTGCATGAGGAGCAAGGCGAGGTGGAGATCACGCTGACGCCGGTGGAGGTTCACGTCAACCCGCCACCTGCCTCcacctcctctgctgctcctgccTCCTCCCTCTCAATCTCCTCCACCATGGTGGTAAAGATTGAGGAGGAGGAAGTAGACAACAGCCCCTCCCCCCAGAAAGGAGGACATTAGCTTTCATCAACCACCTACTTCTGTATTCACTCAGATTTTACCTCAAGGCTCCCGCCCCCTCCTCCTTCCATCCTTGTCCTGATTGGTGGAAATCCCAGATTGGCTGGAGCACGAAAGCCAATCCAGTAGGATAAATGAAGCCAGGAAGTCTACACttttactgcatgtttgtttgtgagCGACATGTggtttacactgcaaaaccacaaaatcttaccaaggatttttggtctagtttctcaAGCAGATATCTTaaacttgaaacaagacaaaactaacttacaagtaagttttcagcaagatataggagcttgttttaagtcaataattccttaattttctttttttttaaaaagtgcttgttcgggatgtgctgtggtggcgcaggggttaagcacaacccacataaagAGGCCTTAATCCTCGACAccgctgtcgcaggttcgattcccggcctggcgacctttgccacatgtcttcccccccttctctcattacccactttcctgtcaattaactatcaaataaaggccactagagccaataaaacctttagaaaaaaagtacttgttccactggcagatttcttCACTTGTTTCGGAGCTGGCAATgtaccgttacctagcaacgccagccaagcccagcctgtcacctagcaaccagttctagttccactagCATAGCaagacttttttccccttcgACATTTGTCCCtgttaaataaactaataaatgaaatgaaatgttataACTGCCACTATTACTAgttgtttttcatcaatattaaataattattgacttaaaacaagcagcaatattttcctgaaaagttacttgtaaattaattttgtcttatgtcaagtgcactaagatatttactAGACCAaagatacttttttctttttattctgtgtttttacagtgtacatcTGAACCACTTCTTGTTCCTTCTTCCTTCCTTGCCttatttgctgtatttttaatcCTCCCAAAAATTTCTGTGTTGCAGTATGTTTGTCTGtacttaactttaaaaaaaagaaaaaaactgaacgATAATTGTACTAAAGaaataacactgcaaaaaaacaaaatcttaccacgtAATTTTGGTGTAAATCTCTTGgtacatttgaaatgagacaCAATTAAGTAACgggtaacttttcaacaagatacaGGAACTTGATTGAGTCAGTAATTCCTTTATCTTAATGAAAAAATGTTGGTTTGCCTGGCAGACTTAAACTAAAATCAAGGATTTTGTTCCTTGttacaagtaaaataatttgatctactttgtatttttcatcaatattaaggaattattgacatatcttgctgaacagttacttataagttacttttgtcttatttcacgtgtactaagatatttgcatgtTATCACTTGgtaagattaaatttttttgcagtgtaaaagaGGAAGAACGGAAGGTGCCATGTTTGTGAAACGGGTGTCAGGTGGTACATACGGGTTAGATCCTTCTAAAGGTTCTCTGTGCTAAATGAACCAGAACCAAGCTTTGATTCACCGGTAGTTCATACAATTTATTCCTGAGGAAGTTGTTGAAGTTctaataatatttaacaatttggtaaatgtgaattaaagcttggttctgctctgctcttCTAAAGAGTTCCTTTGTTTTagcagatttgtgtttttatctgagTGAGCTTTGTACATGTCTCTGATTGTgtgtttgaaaaactaaaagcttAAATTTACTCATTACTCAGAATAATATATCAAGTAAATTTTGTCGttttatatagaaaaacaacagttttataCATAAACTTaacaaagtcagaattattcCAGAAAACGTAGCTGGAGAGTTAGAATCGCTCTTGTAGATTTCAAAAGATTTATtcgtaaaaaagaaaaatctggaacATAAGAGGTTGAGTTTGAAAATGTGAGgaaagctgcagaaacagaaaaggtttcCTGTAAATCGAGAACcaaaaaattacacttttatttGACTGTCAGCTAAAAGGCTTCAGCTGTTTGcttaatttaaaactgaataaatgttgatgtttcattaaaacatgcagaattGACCCAaatattgcagttttctttaattaaacattAGCCCCTTTCAGACCATACTGTGGTTAGAAACGTTCCAattaaatctgctttttaaGGGTCATTTATATCACATAAGTTCATCATGTAAGTTACATCACCCTGATATGACTGTATTTGTACAATAATTTACAACAGACGCATTTAACTCATCCaactacttttatttgttttagaagaAGCAACAATTACTCCCAACTCTTGGAATAATATGTTGTAATTATTACATGGAATTATAACATTTAGATATTTTGACTTAAGCaaatttacacatttgcaaaaaTTTTGTGGTGCTTGGCTGGAagatatggcttaaaaataacatttcagatttttccataCCATACAGTACCAAAATTgctaacagaaaatgttttcaaacattggctttatgtttgaaaagccaaacttagttttagttttaactaAAACTAAGTTTGTTAAGATCAGGCCATcaaaaattttgttaaattacaagaatattGTTAtgatattagcagaataaagatgcatttttaccagaagaatgtctttaaattatgagaaaatagCTTATAGTCGATGATCCGatcagtctgtgtgtttttttttgtttaaaatagtttcaaggtcctattttattttttgcagtcaATGATAATTTGTTGCTGATTAGCTAAAGCACCACATATGTCCTTATCTTTAAAAACTgataccaaagtataacttcacaagatgctcaacattcctcatttaatttttttgtttatttttgtcctaaTATTACAATTGTATTCTTTCattgttatgactttattgtcataattatagaaagaaatttaaaaataaaaattgaaaatccaaataaacagaagctgtgaAATGCACTTGGCAAACAAGATGGCCAAAACACATTGGAAAcccatttttccacattttaaaaaagatttccaataaaaatccagacttttccaaaaatttaaatcttcaaCAATTACAAATTTTATTAATCGATAAATTCGAATTTTCCCCCAGCCTGATGCTTCACTACTTTAAACTCCAATAAAAACTGACGGTGTAgaaattttctttctgtcttcctgTTTCTTGGTCCGAATGATTCAAATGAAggcaaaaattcaaaagaaaatactgcgATCACAGGTTGAAATGTATGATCTGAAAGGGGCTACTGACACTGAACAGAacttattaaaataacaaaaaaatattaaattgggAGAATAAATCACGCAATGCAGGCTGTGAgctaaagaaaattataaatgctaaaaataaaagcttcagcTCAGGCACTAGTAGAGCAAAGCACAATGTAATCTGCCACATAGCACCAACACATTGAGATGcagtaaaatgtattaattactGGGTGATATTTGCGCTGTTGCTGGTTTCTGTGGTGAAGTTTTAGATTACACGTTTAACCTACGGGTTGCTTCGCTGTTGTATGTTGCCATTGTGACCTTTGCTCTAATTCCAGCCACCTGTTGCAGCTACATCGCAGTCAGCAATGTGACACCATTTTCTTACGTTCTTTGATGGCTGTCGAAGAAAATAGTTTTGCTGCCTTATTTTGACGTGACTTTTGCTAAGCTTAAGTTCAAATATCTCAATATATAAACCAAGTAACTCAGGACTGTTGGATAAAGAATAGAGGGAAAAATGTTGCtgaaggagtaaatttccatcaaaaaaatgcagaaatttgtCAGTTGCGTTTatattcttttttgcaaaaaaaagtacagttttcactcattaaagtcaaaattgtaCAATATTAAAActtggaaaagtaaaaaagaagtTTACTGAGGTTAAAAAGTCGGATACTTGCgacaaaataattacaattgAGTTTGTAAGCGTAGAAGCACATGAGGATTTTTTTCAGAGTGAATTGTAGATTTTATCTCTTTATCTGATACCAACATGGTTCTGGTTTTAATTGTGGAAAATTGACTTATGTTTCTTCAATGTCAGTGAATATCCacgtttttttcttgtaaatatgtgaaattaatctcaaaacttaCACAAGTTTTCTCGGGTGAAAACTTACtccttctgaaacattttttccgTTCTTTTAACCTTGAGATGAACATTTTCAACGAAAACATCTCAGATCTCTCAGACGTTTTCCCAGATCTCGGTATTTTTCTCACAGTTGATAtgcaaaacagaacatttcttcTTTCACCTTCTCATTTTTGGAGGGAGTTGCCATGGGAACGTCACATTGCTGACACTCTTCACCTCTACCAAACGTTCTGTCGCTCCACTGGCAGGCgtctttttcttcttcgttGGTGCTACAATGCCATAGGGCTCCATTACTTTGTCTGTCCTGCCTGTTTTTCCACGATGTGAccccaatttttaaaaaaaaaaaaaaaaacaaagaaagaaaaaagccagTTTGTGGActtgtgtaaaatgtgtttccCTCTGTCCTCACACATAGTGCTTTTTTCTGTTGGAGGGACACTGAAAATATCAAGACTgttatatggaaaaaaaatcaaccttgtTGTGTTGCGACACAAGAAAACTGCTTGATTATACGCTCACTGCCCTAAACTTATCATTTAAAAGAAGCACGAATATTAATGTTAGTCTTTCGCCTGAGTTTGGTGAAGTGCCAACATGATTCATTGTTGAACTGAAACATACGTTGCACTGCTGAGAGTTTAAAGACGGGCTCTGTGTGTATATTATGAGTTTATTGTACTGAGAAAATACTCTGTCAAGTATTTATGAGTGATGTAGTATTCTGCTTAATTCTTGCACTCTGCTAGAGGCCGACATCTGCCggctcagatttttatttcaccaGCGTATTAACCCTGGTTTAAACTTTACTCAGTTTAGAgtttaatagtaataataattaaaaaaggaaaataaaatctgtttttatataaaggTTAAAATAACTGAAGGATATTGAGTGGgtaaaagcaacatttcacTTGTGGGCTTTGGGTGCAACAATTGagattttaaaggtttaatgCAGCAAAGTTCAGGATATTTAGTTCAAAAGCATCCAGTCAACTTGTTTCTGATCTGGCTGATTATGGTAGGtttaaggatattttttttcttaatttattattaGTATGGTCCCAATACTAATAATCCTGTAGCCCTTAGCGATTCTCTATTTCTTTTCATTGTAGTTGagaattttgttaaaatacGGAGATAAATATCCATAAAATGCCCCAAATTTGCATAATGCTAAATATAATTGCATATTATCATATTTTGAAGTACCTCTCAGTTGCATTAATAATGGTTCTGATCCTCTTATAAAACATGGGACATTGCAACTCAAACTGTAGCACATCTTAGTGACTTtgtgctgggttttttttgttgctattttttagCAGTTTCCATGAAGTAGATGAGGAAATTAAGACTTACCAGATGTTTAAAAGTCTGGATCTGCAACAGTAACCTACAGTTTGGACTAgattaaacaaatgtatttctttgttttaatttgattaaataatgaTTATTGTTCTGTCAACACAAGTTTTTTAAGGTGTT from Xiphophorus couchianus chromosome 13, X_couchianus-1.0, whole genome shotgun sequence harbors:
- the rfx5 gene encoding DNA-binding protein RFX5 gives rise to the protein MSEDQQHQRAHASDRDKCGLEPGEGDTEPSILLQKLSSNISKNVQTKVDQILQDVQRFSDNDKLFLYLQLPSGPSSGDKTGGDPSSFNTADQLHTCYWIRSHLEEHSDTCLPKQDVYETYRRYCENLQHRPLSAANFGKIIRDIFPNIKARRLGGRGQSKYCYSGIRRKTVLNMPLLPNLDLKNDPSELTELVQTYKQEVTEAACELICDWAQKILKRSFDTVVEIARYLIQEHIVNPRCNQAKLVTSAALAGGPAKTHKVIKKTPVMSPADGDGAADQKKEQGDLCSSSPKMSSGDKSTSAVPKPSSADAPPPLPPPPLPHSSSTSSASLQPAVDAFMKQLPRILPRSTVPDKSFSVRSAVPPPVPVDAAVGVPSAHGGTAAITAPANSGGVKVITMTTLPQQQGRTLPVMILPQSCLSFEAEKVAPPPSLSAQQHTVAAPTSVVQKARGAAAKRPQEGEVSSIGVSAASSLSTSPVKRKRGRPRKPRPEDAVPSPSPQPPPPQPPIITPLTGGVIQKATSSLSSAAQTVVELVIQEPPGLVLGQLPAMSDPAHRLVDPRGVVVQCQPGGAADPDSQVRPVLLFHSPGNPSWERTPMVEVIQKAPRPNNNSGGGGGFGMAPFPPLPAATLHEEQGEVEITLTPVEVHVNPPPASTSSAAPASSLSISSTMVVKIEEEEVDNSPSPQKGGH